Part of the Aestuariirhabdus haliotis genome is shown below.
GGGGTCGCCCGCTTGAGCGGCTTTGAAGTCAATGTAGAAAGCCGGGATCTGGATAACGCCCAGCTTATAGGCGTTACCTTCATGATCCAGCTCAATCACGCTTTTTTGGGCTGACTGCTCCTCCAGTTTCACCTTTTCACGAGTGATGCTGTAGATGCGAGTGCCACCGCCGTCACCATCTGAGGGGATCACTTCCAGTTTCACGACTGAGGCTTTAGGGCCTCGGATTAACTGTACGACTTCATCCAGGCGCCAGCCTACGACATCGACGATGTCTCCTGACTCTCCCTGGGCTACACCAACGATCTTGTCGGCAGGTTTGAGTTGTCCGGCTTTGTCGGCAGGGCCTTTGGCGACCAGGCTGACTACCTTGGTGTAATCGTCTTCTGCTTGCAGTACGGCTCCTATGCCTTCGAGGGACAGGCTCATATTAATGTCGAAGTTTTCCGCATTGCGGGGGGAGAAGTATTGGGTGTGAGGGTCATAGATGCGAGCAAAGGCGTTGATATAAACCTGAAAGGCATCTTCGCTATTGGCCTGGAACAGGCGATTCAATTGAGAGCGGTAGCGCTTGGTCAATAGCTCGCTGATCTCGGGGAGTTCTTTTTTGTTCAGCTTAAGGCGCAACACGCTGTCTTTTAGCTGACGTCGCCACAGGTCTTGCAGTTCGGCGGTATCGAGGGCCCAGGGCATCTCGCTGCGGTCGATTTTGATCGACTCTTCACGGCTGAAGTCCAGGGTCTTAAGTTCAGCATCGGTATGGCTAAGAAGAAAACGCAAGCGCTCTTCGACACGTTGCTGGTAAATGTTGTAGATGTCGAAGCCGGGTTTTAGATCGCCGGTCTTCAAGGCATTGTCCAGTTCATTCCGATAGGCTTCGAAACGTTCAATGTCGCTATGTGTAAAGTGGCTGCGGGCGGGATCAAGGCTGGCAAGGTAGCGATCCAGTATTTTGCTGGAATGCTCGTCATCCAGGGGGATTTTCTCGTAATGGGCTCGTCGTAGAAGCTGAACCATGTTGACGCTGGCGATCGCCTGTTCGCGAGTGGGTTGTAACTCGGTGAGTTTCTGTTGCTCCGGGGGCAGGAGTTTGGCGCTGGCCAGCGGGCTTAGCAGCAGTAGCAACAATAGGGGAAGTGTTCTGGTTAGAGCCAGGTTAAGCATGAATATCTCTCAACGATTCAGGGTATTGGATTTGAACAAAAAAGCCTGAGTTGGTTCCCGCACATCATGCGGTCCCCGGACGAGCGGTCTGAAAAAACAGCCTGCAGGCACGAATTCTCACAGCTTATGTGTAAATGAGTATTATGGATAGTCTAGTGGAAGCGGATAGTCCGGGGAAGAATAATGATCACAGTGCAGGGATTGGTTGCCACGCAAAGCCATCAAGGGGAATGGGTTTCACGGGAGGTTAAGCCTCCGGCTGCAGGGGAGGTCTGTATCAGAATTCACGCCAGTGGGGTTAATCGTGCCGATTTGATGCAGCTTAAGGGGTATTATCCGCCGCCGCCGGGCTATTCCGACCTGCTGGGGCTGGAATGCGCGGGAGTTATCGAATCGGTAGGCGATGGGGTTGACGGCTGGAAGCCCGGTGATGCAGTGATGGCTTTACTGGCCGCAGGAGGCTTCTCGAACCGAGTGGTTTGCGATGTTCGTCAACTACTGCCTCTACCTAAAGGGTGGGATATGACCCAGGGTGCGGGCTTTATGGAGGCTTATTCAACGGCTTGGCTGAACCTGTATCGAATCGGTGATTTGCAGCCAGAAGAGCGAGTGTTGATCTATGCCGGAGCCAGCGGCGTGGGCAGCGCGGCTATTCAACTGTGCAACTTGATGGATAATCCGGTGGTTGCCGTCGTAGGCAGCCAGGAAAAAGCCGATTATTGCCGGCAGTTGGGTGCCCAGACAACCGTGCTGCGCGATAGTCAGTGTTGGCACAAATTGCAGGCATTAGCGCCGTTTGATCTTCTGTTGGATCCGGTCGCCGGTGATTGGCTGGAGAACAG
Proteins encoded:
- a CDS encoding carboxy terminal-processing peptidase is translated as MLNLALTRTLPLLLLLLLSPLASAKLLPPEQQKLTELQPTREQAIASVNMVQLLRRAHYEKIPLDDEHSSKILDRYLASLDPARSHFTHSDIERFEAYRNELDNALKTGDLKPGFDIYNIYQQRVEERLRFLLSHTDAELKTLDFSREESIKIDRSEMPWALDTAELQDLWRRQLKDSVLRLKLNKKELPEISELLTKRYRSQLNRLFQANSEDAFQVYINAFARIYDPHTQYFSPRNAENFDINMSLSLEGIGAVLQAEDDYTKVVSLVAKGPADKAGQLKPADKIVGVAQGESGDIVDVVGWRLDEVVQLIRGPKASVVKLEVIPSDGDGGGTRIYSITREKVKLEEQSAQKSVIELDHEGNAYKLGVIQIPAFYIDFKAAQAGDPNYKSTTRDVKRLLKELEEENVDGLVVDLRGNGGGSLQEANELTGLFIPGGPTVLVRDGRGRIDVQQDPDGNLVYGGPMAVLVDRLSASASEIFAGAMQDYQRALIIGGQTFGKGTVQTIQPLNHGQLKLTLAKFYRISGKSTQHKGVVPDIHFPSLYDSSKIGESALDDALPWDQIRPVAYMGLEPTEPYLQKLQRRHNQRAANDPDFTYLQEQTQLRQEQDTRTSLLLNSQARKDQYENLKKQRLSIENRYREARGEAPLETLNVDNEDKGPAPHRQEQKEDEDAFVKEAGNILLDFINMRQRVAANAA
- a CDS encoding NAD(P)H-quinone oxidoreductase produces the protein MITVQGLVATQSHQGEWVSREVKPPAAGEVCIRIHASGVNRADLMQLKGYYPPPPGYSDLLGLECAGVIESVGDGVDGWKPGDAVMALLAAGGFSNRVVCDVRQLLPLPKGWDMTQGAGFMEAYSTAWLNLYRIGDLQPEERVLIYAGASGVGSAAIQLCNLMDNPVVAVVGSQEKADYCRQLGAQTTVLRDSQCWHKLQALAPFDLLLDPVAGDWLENSVSLLAMDGRLVLIGLMGGRRCELDAATILMKRIRIQGSTLRGRTVGFKGALLESMRNQLWQSIGRGQLSPVVDRVFTTEEIDKAFAWMANNSNKGKVIIVRSD